One stretch of Podospora pseudoanserina strain CBS 124.78 chromosome 4, whole genome shotgun sequence DNA includes these proteins:
- the COQ3 gene encoding Hexaprenyldihydroxybenzoate methyltransferase, mitochondrial (COG:H; EggNog:ENOG503NZTD; BUSCO:EOG09263SZM), giving the protein MRPSLLRPATPRALLRRPSQIPHRLLPLLAHPSQQPNPPPCRPHSTTTTSSVNETEISHFSSLASSWWDPHGPSRPLHLMNPHRHDFIRSCLSSSPTSPPYSSLTYLDIGCGGGIFAESAARLPATLSITGIDASPVIISVAKSHARRDPSLAQKLSYLNSPIESLVLPPVDIVTCFEVIEHVDYPSQFLGELIKFVRPGGWVVMSTIARTWTSWVTTNLVAEDILKMVPKGTHDWDKYLHEYELREWFSKENSREGKKVWGDARVMGVVFVPGCGWKEVKGSEKLGNYFFGVQRLV; this is encoded by the coding sequence atgcggccctccctcctccgcccagCCACTCCCCGGGCTCTTCTCCGAAGACCGTCACAAATACcccaccgtctcctccccctcctcgcccacccatcacaacaaccaaaccccccaccatGTCGCCCCCAcagcacaaccaccacctccagcgTCAACGAAACCGAAATCTCCCACTTCTCCTCCCTAGCCTCCTCCTGGTGGGACCCCCACggcccctcccgccccctccacctcatgaacccccaccgccacgaCTTCATCcgctcctgcctctcctcctccccaacctcccccccttacTCCTCCCTAACCTACCTCGACATCGGCTGCGGAGGAGGCATCTTCGCCGAATCCGCCGCCCGCCTCcccgccaccctctccataACCGGGATCGACGCCTCCCCCGTCATAATCTCCGTCGCCAAATCCCACGCCAGACGAgacccctccctcgcccaaaaGCTAAGCTACCTCAACTCCCCAATTGAgtccctcgtcctccccccagTCGACATCGTCACTTGCTTTGAAGTAATCGAGCACGTCGATTACCCCTCTCAGTTTTTGGGGGAACTGATAAAGTTTGTCAGGCCGGGCGGGTGGGTCGTCATGAGCACCATTGCGAGGACGTGGACGAGCTGGGTGACTACCAATCTTGTGGCGGAGGATATCTTGAAGATGGTGCCAAAGGGGACGCACGACTGGGACAAATACCTTCATGAGTATGAGCTGCGGGAGTGGTTTAGCAAGGAAAACTCACGGGAAGGGAAAAAGGTTTGGGGAGACgcgagggtgatgggggtggtgtttgtgccggggtgtgggtggaaggaggtcaaggggAGTGAGAAGCTTGGGAATTATTTCTTTGGTGTGCAGAGGTTGGTTTAG
- the RIB3 gene encoding 3,4-dihydroxy 2-butanone 4-phosphate synthase (COG:H; BUSCO:EOG09263Z8I; EggNog:ENOG503NVCF), which yields MPSTTTAVDNIDSSQFDSIPDTIEAFRNGEFVVILDDPSRENEADLIIAAESITTQQMAFMIRHSSGLICAPILPDRCSSLDLPQMVTHNQDLRTTAYTISVDSADPSVTTGISAHDRALVCRQLADPASTPETFRRPGHVFPLRAREGGVRDRRGHTEAAIDLCRLAGKKPAGVISELVEDGIEVEGRAVREEPGMMRGQACVDFARRWGLRVATIADMVEYLEKTEGKLVKEGVNGTQ from the exons atgccctccaccaccaccgcagtcGACAACATCGACTCCTCACAGTTCGACTCCATCCCCGACACAATCGAGGCCTTCC GCAACGGCGAattcgtcgtcatcctcgacgacccCTCCCGCGAAAACGAAGCcgacctcatcatcgccgccgaGTCAATCACGACCCAACAAATGGCCTTCATGATCCGGCACTCCAGCGGGCTCATCTGcgcccccatcctccccgaccGCTGCTCGTCCCTCGACCTCCCCCAGATGGTCACCCACAACCAGGACCTCCGCACGACCGCCTACACCATCTCGGTCGACTCGGCCGACCCGTCCGTCACGACGGGCATCTCGGCCCACGACCGCGCGCTGGTGTGCAGGCAGCTTGCTGATCCTGCCTCCACCCCCGAGACGTTCAGGAGGCCGGGACATGTTTTTCCGCTtagggcgagggaggggggtgtgaggGATCGACGGGGGCATACCGAGGCTGCTATCGACTTGTGTAGGTTGGCAGGGAAGAAGCCTGCGGGAGTGATTAGcgagttggtggaggatgggattgaggttgagggacgggcggtgagggaggagccggggatgatgagggggcaGGCGTGCGTGGATTTtgcgaggaggtgggggttgagggtggcgaCGATTGCGGATATGGTTGAGTATCTTGAGAAGACGGAGGGGaagttggtgaaggagggggtgaatggGACGCAATAA